The window CAGCACCGATGAGGTGTACGGGCATGTCGAAGGCGAGCACCGCGCCACGGAAGACGACCCCGTGCGCCCCCGTTCGCCCTACTCGGCAAGCAAAACAGGCGCCGATTTGCTGGTGCACGCCTACTACATCACCTACGGCTTGCCCATCACCATCACGCGCGGGGCGAACAACATCGGTCCCTACCAGTACCCCGAAAAGGTGGTGCCGCTCTTCACCACCAACGCCCTGCAAGACCGCCCGCTCCCCGTCTATGGCGACGGGCGGCAAATGCGCGATTACCACTACGTCATGGACCACTGCGAAGCCATTGACCTGGTGTTGCACAAGGGCGAAATCGGCGAAATCTACAACGTCGGCACAGGGCAGGAAATCGAAAACCTGCGCATGGTGGAAATCATCCTCGATGAATTGGGCAAGCCCCGTTCGCTCATCCAGCATGTTGAAGACCGCGCCGGCCACGACCGCCGCTACGCCATGGACATCTCCAAAATTCGGGCGCTGGGGTGGGAACCGCGCCACACCCCCGAAGAAGCCATCCGCAAGACGGTGCGCTGGTACGTGGAAAATGAATGGTGGTGGCGCGCCATCCGCGATGAGGCGTTCGAGCGCTACTATCAGGAACAGTACGGCAAGCGGCGCGTTCTCAAAACCGGCGAATAAGTGCGTAAAGGATTCGCGATGAAAAGCATTTTCCTGGTGCGGCACGCCACCAACGATTGGGTGGGGAAACGCCTGGCGGGACGTTTGCCGGGCGTGCATCTCAACGCCG of the Ardenticatena maritima genome contains:
- the rfbB gene encoding dTDP-glucose 4,6-dehydratase, which encodes MKNILVTGGAGFIGCNFVRHMLNKYDDYRIVVFDKLTYAGRLENLHDVMDHPRFAFVRGDICDAEAVERTIREYDIDTIVNFAAETHVDRSIMNPGAFVQTDVIGTYTLLEAARKFGLERYHQISTDEVYGHVEGEHRATEDDPVRPRSPYSASKTGADLLVHAYYITYGLPITITRGANNIGPYQYPEKVVPLFTTNALQDRPLPVYGDGRQMRDYHYVMDHCEAIDLVLHKGEIGEIYNVGTGQEIENLRMVEIILDELGKPRSLIQHVEDRAGHDRRYAMDISKIRALGWEPRHTPEEAIRKTVRWYVENEWWWRAIRDEAFERYYQEQYGKRRVLKTGE